The nucleotide window ACTCAGCGCAGCACAGGATATAAAGTAAGCTTCTTTCTCCACCCGCCCCGCCACCGCCTCATTCCTCTCTTTTTTTGGTAGGagcaaccctttaaccccttaaggacacatgacatgtgtgacatgtcatgattcccttttattccagaagtctggtccttaaggggttaacaacggCAACGTGTTCTAAATCTTATACTGCTCTTTTCTCACCTTCCACAACTAAACTCTCCCATTGCTCTCTTCCCTTGCTCACAAAAAGAACTGAAAAGCAAAAACGTATGACAATATAGCTGTATAAAATAGCAAATTCagcagttttggggtttttttcacaaaaaaaaaaaaaaaactattgtggtCTTAATTTGCAATtagttttcaaattatttataataCAGTCTGTAAAAGGTGCTCAGCCAAGGGTTGCCGCACATTCTGCAATGCTCAATAGTTTTATTAACATAGGTGGATAGAACGTATGTCTTCTTTTGACCTAGGTACAGAGACCACCTTGCCAACCCTGTCCCCAATACTAAACATCCCCATGGCTATTAATATCTAGGAACTACCGTTACAAATGTGTATGTATAGATATGGATTTAACTCACCAGATGATTGGCTGATACTGCAGCACTGATGGAACTGGTAACCCCACACTGATTTTCATTAAGCTGCTTGTTTAGCCAGTTGATAACTACACAGAGAATATTAGCAGTGAgatgcagtgaaaaaaaaaatgtgtccatgATCATAATATAAAGCAGTGGTTTCCATCTGAGGCCTCAAGGCACACCAATAGTCCAGGTTTCTTCAATATCGCCATTGGAACATGAGAAATGCCTATACCTTGAAGATGGGGACTACTGTTCTTCACTACAAATTTAACAGGACTAGCAGCTTCATTCCTGTAAGCTACAGACCACATAACAGGGAAGCTCAAGAAGCATTATATTCAAGTGAATCCATCATGAAAAATTGCATATTACAGTACATTTGCAAGCAAAGTGATAATGGAAGACTATGCATTACCTCTGGTTGAAGGATGATAAAGAAAAATGCTCTTAAAATgtgttttggttcccagaatgTGTCTGGGGTTTCACTATAAAATATCATGTTAATAAAATACACACTTACCATTCTCATTGTTTTTCAGAAGCTCTTTACTTTCTTGAAGCTTTTGCTCTGTTTGTTGGAGTTGTTCACGTAGCTTGTCGGTCTAAAATGCCAGCAAATGTGAGGAAAGTGTTTTAAATCATAGAGCCCTTTAAAGCATGAATGGCATGCAATCACAACTGGGTTTTGAGATAAAGTGGCCCTTCTCACTACAGTCTAAATGAGGCAGCTGGAGATATAGATGCATGAATAGGATGCCACAACCCTGCTCACGCAGTAAATATTAATTAGCAAGGCATACAAATATGAACGAGGGATGTACTGCTGCAGGCATAAATAGCTCAATTCCACAATTTTAGCGGGGGACAGTGGTGATGCCCCCAGTGATATATAGGAGGCCTTTCAGATTACCCTGGAGTTTCCCTTCAATTCTTTGATCTCATGGATTGCCACAAACCTATTCACGTGTCTAAAAATATCAAGAAATATTTCCACCTATGGGCTTAGTTTTCCCCTTTAGATTTTACCTCTTCGTCTCTGAGCCGCAGACTTTGCTTGGATTCCTGTAGTTCTTTTTGTTctccctgaagtcttttctcgtgATCTGCCAGTAGCTTCTCTTGCTGCACAGTCACTGCGTTCTTCAGTTTCAACTTTCCCATCATGCGCTTCAGGTCTACTTGCAGCTTTTTTATTATGTCATTTGCCTTTCAAACATTTATAGAAATAAGATGGCATTATTAGTTACACGGAAGTAAGAATTATTGTTTGTCTTTGCCtttattgcagattgtaaaaatggttattaggacaaaaaaaaaaagggggtgttgAGTGGAATggtacaaaaaaacaacaacaaaaaaaacaacacattttttaatcAAACTTTGTAGCTAATACAGCTATGTAAACCGTCAATTTCTTAATATAAATCCCTTTAACAACAGCCTTAACAAAAATATGAGGCACGGCCATAGCTTCCTTGCACAACATCTACTATAATAGTAGTTATAATGCTGAAGTTGTCCAAACTAAAGACCAGCATTTTTGTATCCATAAATActtgctctatttttttttttttttttttaattttcaagatTGTTACACAGGACTGAAAAAGTTCACAGGTACATTACAAACCTTTAATCCAGGGTTATATGGCTGGTTATAGCATTATATCAATAATACTGTGTGCCAACACTATTCACCATGTTCCAGGTTCTCACCTTGAGGAGCTCTGCAGATAAGGATTTTATTGTTGCCTCTAATTTTCCAATCTGCACTTGTCTCTTCTCAGAACTTTCTTCAAGGCTTGCCTAGAAACAAGACGTACACATATATAAGCTTCAAAATGCACTCTTCTGTCAATTTGTGTAATATCTATACAAACAGTTCACTTTTTAACCTTTTGCTCCTGGGTTGCTTTGAGAACTTCATTGCTTCGAAGCACCAGCTGCTCTTTGTCCCTTAGTTCTTGTTCAAGAACAGCCAAACGTGTCTGCAGTCGGTTTACCTCCTTCTCTTTCTCATGGCATTCTGTGTCCAATGTAGAGTTTTCCCTCTGCAGGGATACAATTTTCTGCTGTGACCTTTGGGATTCCTGAAAAGAGCATGAGAGGTTAACATCACATTACGAAAAGGGaaagcacaaaaaaacaaaaacaactgttGCAAGAGAAAAAGTTAACTGCAGATCACATCTGTATCATAGAAAGAAATTGCATTACCTCTTCCAGGCCCTGGTTTTTGGCTCGGAGTTCGCGGATAGTAGCTTCTGCCTTGAATCGCTTCTCAAGCTGTTCCTTGTTGGAAATTTCCAGTTCTGTGAGTCGGCTCTGCATCTGCTGTGTGTTCCTCTGAAAAGAATTCTCCAACTCATTTTTCTGTTGTTCATGCTGCTGCACTAACTGTGCATAAGCCTGAGGGCAAACAAAGGAATGTAAATATATAAGGCACATACAAGGCATGACTGCTGGATAGGGACAAATAAAAGTTTATATGAAACCataaataaagtaatataaaAGCAATATGATGATATACACAATGGTTTCATTTTAATCTCTTCTTTGACCAAAGTCCACTACCATAGTGAATCAATGTTTTAAGCCTTTGTACACAGTGCaaaccataaaataaaattaatcttaATTAATGTGAGATGGCCATTTAAATCgagcaacatattaaaaatgcatACCTTAGGGTTGAATTCCACTAATAATAGGAACAGGGTGTACAATGTTTTGTGTCTATTGTTCTAAAAATAATCACTCTAATCTTAAAGGTTCACTCTAAACATATTCCCAACTTTGCATTATTGCAATGTTGACGGTAAATAAAGCAGCCTAAGCCTTCTCTCAGCTCTGAGAGTGTCTGAAAGTTGCGCGTGTAGGAAAGACTTTCATGTCAGATGCTCTAGATCAAATTTTGTAAAAAGTTTCCATACAGCGCATGCATGCACTATATGGTCACATGCTCTTGACCAGGGCTCTGACAGAAGCTTAAAAACCAGCCCTGTTCACTAAAGAGTTAACCAGGATATGGGTAAATGGAGAGTAAACCCACTAAACTATTCAGTGGAGAATTCTAAAAGGGATATTTTATTCTtccatttttaaaattgtttttggcATGCACTGTTCATATAGTGCATGAAAAAGCAGAGGTAATTTTGTTCAAACGTGTCAGGATTCCCCTGTAGTGCTATTTTAGGGTTAGTAGCCAAAATGTTATCAGGGCCCTTTGGCACCCATGTTCCAGCCATCTCTTTGATGTAGCTAAAGTGATAGCTCACCTTCTACTTAAGATATACCAATTTGGCCTATATTTGTATCAGCAGCCAATCAATTCTGTCTAAAACGGGTTGAATGGATGTCACCAATGCAGAAGCAGGGACTGTCAGCAGCCCAGGGGACTCAGGTAAGTGTCACACAATTAGACTACTTACCATAAGACAATGTCAGGGGACCGCTGGCACCATAGCCACAATGGTGCCAAAATTAGCTGTCATTTTCtgataataaatattaaagagaTTGATCAATAGTGAATTGTAGTGAAGTGATAGAGATAACATCCTCAATTAAGCAAAATCAGCAAAGCTACAGAATTCACTATTTGAAATCATCCCATCGACATCCTGACCGTCGCCATGATGGAACGCACACATGCAATGCATGACATCATCGAGTATGAACTTGCTTTCCATCTaagttttcctatttttttcccatcaacttctCAAACTTATTTCAGTGTACCATAGGTTCAGAATCTTAGTACACCACAAATGAGAAATGAGAATACAGACTGTTTAACCTGTATAGTTATGTTAATTTGCCCTGGATCCCTTTTCATAATGCTGGTTTTCCTCATTTCCTTCTAAATAACAAGTTCCATTGAATAGATCCCTTAATATCATACAATGAAACATtacaaaacaaataatttaaCGTATACCTTCTGagcattttctctctcttttgctAGCTCAACTGTTTGCTGACTCGTCAACGATGCAATCTTAGTTGAAGACTCACACTTTATTCTTTCCAGCTCTTGACTTTTTTCAGACAGGCTCTATGGAAAAAGTAAACGGTGTAGGTTAGCTACTGGAGAGATCTATTCAAACTAAAATCCTCCTtggtgaaaaaggaaaaaaaaaaaataagtctcaTGAATATCAGAATGATTCAACTCACAACAATGTGTTATAGATCACTAAAAGGTGAAGTGAAATATGTAAAGCTATAAAGGCATAGTGGCGgtaaaaataaaacagacatGTTGCCCATGAATTAAGTACAGTggtgcctcggttaacataatttttggtttacaaattaaaatccattgaaaataatgcctcggtttcaAAATTTATTTCACAATACAAATCAAGTTTCCCTGGATGCATTGcctctgggaggtttatagcgctgcccccgtgcatgctggagtctgtgggtagcataTGATGtcaagtgtggaggtgttggagcggtttttgcattgagttttggagccattctggaatttTTTGCAGcggttttgttacttttttgggcatttctcaagctgtggaaaggtagggagctgagctttgtcgtttgcatgccttttattgtgtgttctgcattgcgggttggtttccatgccagatcattttgacttttttctgacctccagaacggattaattgttttttaatgcatatgggaaaccacgtttcggtttacatatttttcgcaataagaaacgccTCAGAGAAGGCATTAAAtacgtaaaccgaggtaccactgtaccaGTATTGTTCTTAATTTATTACATTTGGCTAAAAGGATTACACCAAGCATCATGGCCACTTAAGTGATTTGAAGGTGCCTGGAATGATTATGCAAAGCATTTTactatgaaacgctgcacatacagagtttaactctgCTGTCAGACATGTAACTCCACTTCCAGCTGCATCATTGAGGCATCATAAGCCAGCTTAGAACAAGAGTTTCAGGTGACTAACGTGAATCCTATGCAAATGTGGCATCTGACAACAGCATAAAATTAAGCCCTGCGGTTTGCCTTGAAGATGCAGGTTAGCTTACATTTAAATGACCATTAGAGTGACCAACTggacctccagttatttaaatgtgcatagggattttggattgtgtgcaagtaacttttttctttggtttttattgtatgtattggggctgatgtgtactatagtcattgctgaaACCCAGGACTAATGGGAGCTGGCATGCAGTGCTTAATTTTCTATGAAagaatgtattatatctataataGACAGTGAATGACAAACAGGTGTAATACCTCCGCTGTATGCAGCAATTGCAGACAGCCTACTCTACTGTCCTCTCTCCCTTTAAAACTGACCAAATGGAAGTACGATACAAAAATGATCTCAAAGTGACTAGTGAATAGTGTGTTAAGTGCATGTGAAATGCAAGGCAAATAATCCTAtctaaatttgaaattgaatGTCAAAgtggccaaactggaaacatagttGAGTTGGAGAATCCCTACCACCCACCCCCTCCTTCAGCTATTTGgacataaatttgaaattcacagtaaattcctgacaatacacactttagtgaatagtaaGTAAACATACTATTAAAAATCTGACAAGCAGATGGGGGACCCCACGATCCCTACTGGTATCCCACGAAGGAGCCACACACAAGCTGGGAACTGTCTCTGAAGGACCAACGCTCCTGACTGCACTGGGTCTACACATGCCCACCGCTATCCCATCTGGGCCGCCGAACCCTGGAGGCTGGGATCCAGCTAACATTGCGATATTTGAACCAAGAACTGGTGCAGCCGCGCCCCCACCAACCTGACTATATAACATACTACAGAACATTGCACCAAGGCTGTTACCCATGGTGTGCCTGCGTTTCCtttatgtttgcttgtttttgttttctttttctttcatgtTACCTACAAATGTTCTACAGCTCTCTCACTCTCTTGACCACCCTGCCAACCATGACATACATGCTGTAACGCAGCACGAGCGATATAGCCTGACACGGCCTTAAAAGGTGTCTAATATACCGCACCTACACGTGGTCACAGACCGACGATCCCCGCTGGCAAACAAGTTTTATATACCCCCGCCACCCCCATGGTTAGGGGCACCCCACACAGAGGAGAACCTCAACACCAGAGGTGCTCAGACCTACACTACTAGCATGGAGAAGGGCAACGGGCACCACTGGTCACACTCCTTACTTCACCCCTCACTCTTACTCTACTCTCCCAGTTCAACATGCAAAACACAACCCTCATGCTATCTCTAGATCGAGTCCTTCATCACCCCCTCAACCTGTCATTTGTAAATGTAATCTTGACTCGTGTTACCTTGTTTAACTACCATATAAAACGGTGCCGATACCCTAACAAGTAATATGATCTTGTACTATCATCTTAACTGTATTGCTGATGCTTTGAAGCGTTAATATGTCTATGCAACGcaccaacaaaataaagaattaaaaaaaaaaaaaaatctgacaggACGGTTCCCTTTTAATCTCTAAGAGCCACGCTGGTCTCTGATGTGAATTAACATtctgacagatacacaaatatTACTACCTGCTGAGCGGATATCATCTGCCGGTTAAAGTCCTCTTCTgtttttttcagctttttttgaAACATGTTTTTTTCCTCCTGCAGCATAAGAAAATAAATGCTATCTTTATTTGATGAACATTTAGATTACACCAAGTAACAAGACATTTTAATGCTATTCTCAAGGAACTGTACCGTAGTGTAACGCAGACATTTGGCCAGATAACCTTTGATTTCAATGTCAGTTGCTGGCAACATTCGAAGGGATAGGTGTGTCAAAtgcttaaatgcatttttttcaatGACATCCAGTTGAGCATGCGACCCACCCAGAACTGAGGAAGAAGACAACTGCAAGAGGAATCTGAAAAATAAATGACAGTATGAActacaaaaactgcaataatacaTTCTCCAGTTAACACTGAAATCAACTACTGCAACCAATATTGATGGATGGAGATGATACAGAATccccttatttatttttcaattttgggAAATTGTAAAACACATCATAAGTTATTATTGAGCAGATGAGATTTAGGTATGTTTTATGCCTTCAGAGTTGGATGTTTATAAAACAGTGATACTGATGTGTCAAATCTGTCTATATACTACAGTTCTGAAAACAGAGAGGCAAGAACCCATGGTTAATAAACATTCCTTCCTGGGTGACTAATTGAAGTCCACAGCTGCATACAACATGTGTTCAAAAGCCTGATTTCTAAGCCCATGTTGACACATGTTCAtatcaaggtatgtggcattgattACTGGTACCTGGGCCTTTTATCACACCAACAGATTTATTTCATAGAGTGTACAGTACTGTATTATTCTGGATACTCTTGCTAGTCCATTTCAGCATTAGACAAAAACAGCTTCTATATGAGCTAGTGTGAAAACACAGCTTCAGTATACGTTACCGATACTGTACTACTAAATACTACTGTATTTGGGTTGATGAATGCCAAGGCCATTATTGCCAGACAAGagtgtgggagtttgagtgcagggcttatTTGTGGGTGTTTTTATTTGCATTGCACAGCCACAGTACAGTGCTGGAGCCCAATGCATGTGTACCTTATTAAGAGTGAATAATTATGTAGAGGTTTCTAAGAAAGTCCCTTTCTGTCTCCTTAAGCATCTAGCATACAACTCGCCTGACGTGGCAGATAAGCTTACACTTTAATCTAATCTAATGCTACtacaatggtaataaaaaccgCTGTTATTTAAATGTCCATAGGGATGTGGGATAGTGATCCATACAACTAATAAAATCCTAACCAACAGTTTCAGTTTATGGGAAGAGCTACATGGCATCTCTCTTAAAATGGGATAGCCTTCCAAAtgtgataaaagtaaataaatgcaAGTCGACAACTATAGAGCTTTGCTAATTTCTATTCAAATAGAGCATCTTGGTAATTGTAATTCTGCAACACATTGCGGGCTACCCAGGCTAAATTATATACACGAAGAGGTGGTATTGGATTAAAACTGCTTGTACCTTGGATTCTCCTTGCTCTCATCTTGCATACATTGATACAGCAAATCAATGAACTTCTGTGGAAATGCAGAAAAATCCACGAGCAGTCCCTGCTGCACCTTCAGGCTGCATTCATTCATTGAGTGAGAGGGAAGGAGATGATTATCAgcacatagagaaaaaaaaaaaaacaatttacatTGTATGTAAACAATTGGTCTCACCTCTGAAAGTCCTCCTCAGAAAGAACAAGATTGTAGAGAAAGTATGGATCGGTGTCATCAGTCAACCGAACTATCAGGTCCTGCAGATGGAAAAGATACAATTACACTATTTTCTAAGTCAGATCCTTAATTCATAAATGGAGAAATGCATTATTTCTCTTAATGACTAAACCATGAATTGTCTAAAACTGGCCTggttatttaaaatatttgaccTAATAGCCCAGCTGAAAGAACAAATGAGCTGGATAattgttctgctattttggctATTTTTGAATTTGTAATTAAGTGAATAATCCTGGAAACTTCTAATGGATCAATGTTCCAGAAGACAAAGCTCTACTTGCAGTGTTAGAGACTTATAGGAGTTTTGTTGCAACTGTTGTTGGATTAACAATGATCTAAAGTAAAATATGGCCTAAAAAATCTAAAGTTAAAGAAGTAGTAAAACATCTGGGATAAAAAGAGTGATTCTTAGCAAGAAGGATAAAACAATCGTTTCATGTGCCTCAATATCTGCAATGGTGTTAGCGGACACCCTCAGCCAATCATGATCAAATATGGATGAAACTGATGTTGCCAAAAAAGAAACTTTATCATTAGCAATAGGCAAGTGGGGGCCAAATGGCAAGTGCCGTAGGACCACACAGTCTTCgttaaaactgtttttaaaaaatggtttgacCCAAAACCAAGGGAAGGTTACAACAGCCCACAATTCCAATGACCAGTGCAATATCATATTGTGGTAATGGTGTttagactgttcctttaatagaacaggtcagttttttttttatcttttttatttttaagagttTGGGAGGGATACTATActttaacataaattataaagggAATTTTGCTTTCAGAAAAATAACTTTAGGATTAGCAATATTTATTCAGCAATGCTCAGACACATAAAGCAGCACACTTTGTATAACGTAAAACTGTAAATTTATGTTATGAAGTTGCTGTAAATCCAAGATTGGGCTGTTACTCTTCAATTACAGCAATCTGAGTAAAGGCAATCAGATGAAAAACGATGAAAGTGCACACCTTCTTATGGTTTGGACTTGTAGAAGAATGTAGTTCAATGCAGATTCGGACAGTCAGGCATCTGTTGAAGCAAATATTTAAAgttgagaggttttttttttttataccacacaGATTCTACAAatgtcaagtattacatctgggTAGAAAAAGTCAATGGCATACTGATCTTTGtctatttataaatgtattgtatattttacaaatatttttaaataaataacagaaagCACAGAGATACACAGCAATATTTTTTTCAGTGCGTTACCTGCACATAATCATTGCACATATATGGCAAGTAATGTTAGATTATGGAAGCTAGTAAAGTATGCATGGCATTTGTGGTGTGCTAGCTTTATCATTTATCAGTACTGGTCTGAACCAAGTTTTTGGAGTGCCATTTTGGAGGTACTTTAACCATAGGACTACCACCTCCCAACTTAGTTCATAAGGGGAGTTGCTTCTGGTGGACCTGAACTTGTGAGACATTCAGAGGATGTTTTTAATGCAGGGCATGGAGACTAGGAATTTTGTGCTGGCACCTGGGTGTTGGTCAGCCTATTCAGCACTGGCCACCTTAGGCCCCCCTGAGATGGGCAGCAGTGAGCAATGGAAGCAGGCGGTGAGGGTGCTGTGGcg belongs to Pelobates fuscus isolate aPelFus1 chromosome 7, aPelFus1.pri, whole genome shotgun sequence and includes:
- the SASS6 gene encoding spindle assembly abnormal protein 6 homolog, translated to MSHVQELLNRDIKVLLRSPDIEERCLTVRICIELHSSTSPNHKKDLIVRLTDDTDPYFLYNLVLSEEDFQSLKVQQGLLVDFSAFPQKFIDLLYQCMQDESKENPRFLLQLSSSSVLGGSHAQLDVIEKNAFKHLTHLSLRMLPATDIEIKGYLAKCLRYTTEEKNMFQKKLKKTEEDFNRQMISAQQSLSEKSQELERIKCESSTKIASLTSQQTVELAKERENAQKAYAQLVQQHEQQKNELENSFQRNTQQMQSRLTELEISNKEQLEKRFKAEATIRELRAKNQGLEEESQRSQQKIVSLQRENSTLDTECHEKEKEVNRLQTRLAVLEQELRDKEQLVLRSNEVLKATQEQKASLEESSEKRQVQIGKLEATIKSLSAELLKANDIIKKLQVDLKRMMGKLKLKNAVTVQQEKLLADHEKRLQGEQKELQESKQSLRLRDEETDKLREQLQQTEQKLQESKELLKNNENVINWLNKQLNENQCGVTSSISAAVSANHLPENRLAFHASRANYPLPASYPVRPYIPSASSSHQSSTDVNSGQRVLYSNPLPKGHVELHQGSSRQCSNPNKENGEILGLDLKYLKKREFGNSLQGLNQNVASGKSAQIRTVNSLTHSAYFPNQAPS